The genome window GAATCCTTCTCCCAGGATGCTGTCCTACCATAAACTCTGATCACGCGCTCCGGACATAGCCGCTCGCAGAACTTACACCCGATGCACTCCTCTGTGGACTTGAACAGCTTTGTACTACAGACCTCTTCATACGCTTTCCTGTTTTTCTCCGCATCGGCCGGATTGTAATTTCCGCGAATCGTGCGTATGGCTCCGCTCCGGCGATCCTCGATGTCCTCGATTATCGCTTCCAGCTCCTCTTCGGCCCTGGATAGTTTCTCTGCCACGGTATAATCGTCCTCGGGGTCCATGAACACCAGCGCGTTGTTGGGCATTATAAGTGTATAGTGTGCATCCAGAATGTACCCTACATCCTCCAGCACTTCATCGAGGTCCTCGGGAGCGGACCCGCATCCGGAACCGCAGGTCATGACCGCATAGATGTAATGATCCCCGTTGCTGGATATTTTCATCTTCGAAACATATTCTCTCACCGCCTTAGGTATCGTCCCGAAATATACCGGAAAGATGATTCCCAGGGTTTCGTTGAGTTCTAATGCCAGATTAAA of Methanomassiliicoccaceae archaeon contains these proteins:
- a CDS encoding EFR1 family ferrodoxin (N-terminal region resembles flavodoxins. C-terminal ferrodoxin region binds two 4Fe-4S clusters.), yielding MLICYSGTGNSYSASKTIQEAVGGTIVDIARRLHNNNFNLALELNETLGIIFPVYFGTIPKAVREYVSKMKISSNGDHYIYAVMTCGSGCGSAPEDLDEVLEDVGYILDAHYTLIMPNNALVFMDPEDDYTVAEKLSRAEEELEAIIEDIEDRRSGAIRTIRGNYNPADAEKNRKAYEEVCSTKLFKSTEECIGCKFCERLCPERVIRVYGRTASWEKDSCSLCMGCLDMCPQSAIIFDGKRVRGRYHNDSFYLRSIGIAMPLGDKRL